The DNA segment GCCGCGGTATCGGTGGTGAAGAACGGGTTGCCGGTGCCGGCGGCGAAGATCACCACCTTGCCCTCCTCCAGCTGGCGAATGGCGCGCGGGCGGATGTAAGGTTCGACCACCTGGTCCATGCGCAGGGCCGACTGCACGCGGCCCACGATATCGGCGTGGCGCATGGCGTCCTGCAGGGCCAGCGCATTCATCATGGTGGCCAGCATGCCCATGTAGTCTGCAGTCGCGCGGTCCATGCCCGCTGCCCCGCCGGCCACGCCGCGGAAGATATTGCCGCCGCCGATCACCACCGCGACCTGGACGCCCAGCCTCACGATCTCGGCGATGTCATTGACCATGCTTTCGATGGTGGAGCGGTTGATGCCGAAGGCATCATCGCCCATCAGGGCCTCGCCGGACAATTTCAGTAGGACGCGCTTATAGGCTGGCATATTGATCCCCGGAGCTGGTTCGGCTCGTTCTGTTGAGCCGGATATTTGAAGGCAGGCGGCACGGATCGGCGTGCCACCGCTATAAAAGCCGGTTTTCGGGGTGGCCTGGCTCCGGCACGGCAACAGCGCGATAACACGCGAAAAACTCGCGTTCAAAGCGCCCCTGGGGCACGGCAGGTCAGACGACTGCGGAAACGGGCTACCAAGCCCGCGCCGCACGGGTAAGCGCGGCGCGGTCATTTGTGCCGAGGGGCACCTTGCGGTGCCCCTCGGCATTATACGGCGACCGGTGAGGCACCCTACCGGGCACCCTGGCCGCCAGGACTTCAGGCCTTTTGGGCAGCTGCCACTTGGGCGGCCACTTCAGCGGCGAAGTCGTCCTGCTTCTTCT comes from the Cupriavidus basilensis genome and includes:
- the pyrH gene encoding UMP kinase — protein: MPAYKRVLLKLSGEALMGDDAFGINRSTIESMVNDIAEIVRLGVQVAVVIGGGNIFRGVAGGAAGMDRATADYMGMLATMMNALALQDAMRHADIVGRVQSALRMDQVVEPYIRPRAIRQLEEGKVVIFAAGTGNPFFTTDTAAALRGAEIGAEIVLKATKVDGVYTADPKKDPSATRYTTISFDEAISRNLQVMDATAFALCRDQKLPIKVFSIVKPGALKRVILGEDEGTLVHV